The following are encoded together in the Nocardia sp. XZ_19_385 genome:
- a CDS encoding aspartate aminotransferase family protein, whose protein sequence is MTALWHGFADMGAIEQDGAFVVARGEGAYIYDQAGTRYLDATAGLWFTNIGHGRGEIADAVAAQLRQIAHYSNFGDFTSPSTQQLAEKLSTIAPIPGSKIFFTSGGSDSVDTAAKLARRYWQEMGKPGKKILVSRQKAYHGMHVGGTALAGIPVNAEGYGDLMADTRIVAWDDAKALLALIEDLGAEHIAAFFCEPIIGAGGVYPPPEGYLAEVRRICRDNDILFVADEVVTGFGRIGGSWFASSRFDLQPDLMTTAKGLTSGYLPMGAVFIAPHIADPFFSGGVWWRHGYTYGGHAAAAAAALANLEIIERENLLDESKRLESTLHEKLAPLAEHPRVAEIRSGLGAVAAIQLTDPAEGLPLVKTLRTHGISGRAAGQGAMQISPSFVMTDTQVDELVEGFTKALG, encoded by the coding sequence ATGACAGCGTTGTGGCATGGGTTCGCCGATATGGGTGCCATCGAGCAGGACGGTGCGTTCGTGGTGGCGCGCGGCGAGGGCGCCTACATCTACGACCAGGCGGGCACCCGCTATCTCGATGCCACCGCCGGCCTCTGGTTCACCAACATTGGGCACGGCCGGGGTGAGATCGCCGACGCCGTCGCCGCTCAGCTGCGCCAGATCGCGCACTACTCCAACTTCGGCGACTTCACCTCGCCCAGCACACAGCAGCTGGCCGAGAAGCTGTCGACCATCGCCCCGATTCCCGGCAGCAAGATCTTCTTCACCTCCGGCGGCTCCGACTCGGTCGACACCGCCGCCAAACTGGCCCGCCGCTACTGGCAGGAAATGGGCAAGCCGGGCAAGAAGATCCTGGTCAGCCGCCAGAAGGCCTACCACGGCATGCATGTCGGCGGCACCGCGCTGGCCGGTATCCCGGTCAACGCCGAGGGTTACGGCGATCTCATGGCCGACACCCGCATCGTCGCCTGGGACGACGCCAAAGCGCTGCTCGCCCTGATCGAGGACCTCGGCGCGGAGCATATCGCCGCGTTCTTCTGCGAACCCATCATCGGCGCCGGCGGCGTCTACCCGCCGCCGGAGGGCTACCTCGCCGAGGTTCGCCGCATCTGCCGCGACAACGACATCCTCTTCGTCGCCGACGAGGTCGTCACCGGTTTCGGCCGCATCGGCGGATCCTGGTTCGCCTCCTCGCGTTTCGACCTCCAGCCCGACCTGATGACCACCGCCAAGGGCCTGACCTCCGGCTACCTCCCGATGGGCGCCGTCTTCATCGCCCCCCACATCGCCGACCCGTTCTTCAGCGGCGGCGTCTGGTGGCGGCACGGCTACACCTACGGCGGCCACGCCGCCGCGGCCGCCGCCGCCCTCGCCAACCTCGAGATCATCGAGCGCGAGAACCTCCTGGACGAATCCAAGCGCCTGGAATCCACCCTCCACGAAAAGCTCGCCCCCCTGGCCGAACACCCCCGCGTCGCCGAAATCCGCAGCGGCCTCGGCGCCGTCGCCGCCATCCAACTGACCGACCCCGCCGAAGGCCTCCCGTTGGTCAAAACCCTCCGCACCCACGGCATCTCAGGCCGCGCCGCCGGCCAGGGCGCCATGCAGATCTCCCCGTCCTTCGTGATGACCGACACCCAGGTCGACGAACTCGTCGAAGGCTTCACCAAAGCCTTGGGCTAG
- a CDS encoding Pr6Pr family membrane protein — protein MSSPRWLRALRIAFAVLSLTALIAGPVQQAGSYGYTLANHFSYFTVQSNILAMVTLLIGGILDPSGRRWQLWRGAATLYLVITGIVYAVLLSHVALGAEQPWVNDVLHRVLPIVMIADWMVAPYALGISAKLVGTWLAYPAAYGAYTLFRGPIVNWYPYPFLDPRGQGYVSMTIGLVVLGVAFALLAVAVVALGELAGRWCGAAESDKQRWLE, from the coding sequence GTGAGCTCTCCGCGCTGGCTGCGGGCCCTGCGTATCGCCTTCGCCGTGCTGAGTCTGACGGCCCTGATCGCCGGGCCGGTGCAGCAAGCCGGGTCATATGGCTACACCCTGGCCAACCATTTCAGCTACTTCACCGTCCAGTCGAACATCCTCGCCATGGTGACCTTGCTGATCGGCGGCATCCTCGATCCGAGCGGCCGGCGCTGGCAGCTGTGGCGCGGCGCGGCCACGCTCTATCTGGTCATCACCGGGATCGTGTACGCGGTGCTGCTGTCGCACGTGGCGCTCGGCGCGGAACAGCCGTGGGTCAACGACGTCCTGCATCGGGTGCTGCCGATCGTCATGATCGCGGACTGGATGGTGGCGCCGTACGCGCTCGGTATCAGCGCGAAACTGGTCGGGACATGGCTGGCGTACCCGGCCGCATACGGCGCGTATACCCTGTTCCGGGGGCCGATCGTGAACTGGTATCCGTACCCGTTCCTCGACCCGCGCGGCCAGGGATACGTCTCCATGACGATCGGCCTGGTGGTATTGGGTGTGGCGTTCGCGCTGCTCGCCGTCGCCGTCGTCGCCCTGGGCGAACTGGCCGGCCGGTGGTGCGGCGCGGCGGAGTCCGACAAGCAGAGGTGGTTGGAATGA
- a CDS encoding Pr6Pr family membrane protein codes for MTASSGTPQWIRGLRIAFGVLSLVALAWIPLRNLGNDTFSAANYFSYFTIQSNIFAMVVLLIGGLRDPRSHRWQVIRGAATLYMVITGIVYAVLLANIDVMLTDKWINVVEHRVMPIVLLVDWLLVPVALARTAGLIGSWLLYPLLYGVYSLVRGPIVDWYPYPFLDPREQGYGPLTVGLVVLTAVFVLLALAVVTLGAVASRWRQSPAAV; via the coding sequence ATGACCGCGAGCTCAGGCACGCCGCAGTGGATCCGGGGCCTTCGTATTGCCTTCGGTGTGCTGAGCCTTGTCGCCCTGGCCTGGATCCCGCTCCGCAATCTCGGCAACGACACCTTCTCCGCGGCGAACTACTTCAGCTACTTCACCATTCAGTCCAACATTTTCGCGATGGTCGTCTTGCTGATCGGTGGACTGCGTGACCCGCGCAGCCACCGGTGGCAGGTCATCCGTGGCGCCGCCACGCTGTACATGGTGATCACCGGAATCGTGTACGCGGTGCTGCTGGCGAACATCGACGTGATGCTGACCGACAAATGGATCAACGTCGTCGAGCATCGGGTGATGCCGATCGTGCTGCTCGTCGACTGGTTGCTGGTACCTGTCGCCTTGGCGCGGACCGCCGGACTGATCGGCAGTTGGCTGCTCTATCCCTTGCTCTACGGCGTCTACAGCTTGGTTCGTGGGCCGATCGTGGACTGGTACCCGTATCCGTTCCTCGATCCGCGTGAGCAGGGTTACGGCCCGCTCACCGTCGGGCTCGTCGTCCTCACAGCGGTGTTCGTACTGCTCGCGCTCGCCGTCGTCACGCTGGGCGCGGTTGCGAGTCGCTGGCGACAGTCCCCCGCAGCAGTCTGA